CGCGCGAGGGCGTCAAGTTGATGCTGGCGGCGCGTGATCAACTGCGGCTGCAGCGCGTTGCTGAGGAGGCGCGTCAATATAGCGTGGAGGCAGACAGCGTCAGCGCCGATATGCGGGATGAAGCTCAAATCAAAAACATGATTGAGGCCGCGTTGAAACGTTTTGGTCGCCTGGATATCTTGGTGAACAATGCCGGCCTCGGCTATTTCAAACCGGTGAGTGATCTTTCCACGGCGGAGTGGGATGAGATGTTCGGCGTCAATCTGCGCGGTGTGTTTCTGGCGACGCGCGAGGCGCTGCCGCATTTGCGTGAGGCCGGTGAAAGTTTTGTGGTGAATGTCGCCTCGCTGGCAGGTAAAAACACCTTTGCCAACGGCGCCGGTTACACCGCGACGAAATGGGGCTTGCGCGCCTTTGCTCAATGCCTCATGCTGGAAGAACGCAAGAACGGCTTGCGTGTGCTCACCATTTGTCCGGGTTCGGTGGCCACAGATTTTGGCGCCGGCCCAAGCCGGGAACCGCGCGCCGAGAAGCGCAACATCATCATGCCGGAAGATGTGGCTGACGGCATTCTAGCCGCGCTCAAGTTGCCGCAACGATCAATGATTAGTGAGATCGATATCCGGCCCTCAAATCCCTGAAACGGGAAAGGCGCCGGTTGAATTTTTTCAAAAGGATTTTGGAATATGACTATTACAGGACGATGGCTTATGAAACTTCGTATTCTTGTTTTCAGCGTTTTGTTGCTGCAATTGCCAGCCGGTTTGACGTATGCCCAACAAAGCAAGCGGCTGTTCGCCGCTGTTGCCAGAAGTTTACACACGAATGCTGCAGACAACGCGGAAACGATGGGCCTGCTCGCCTCGCCATTGGACAATCCGAAGTGGGCGATTTTAACATGGCCGGGATTGCCGCTCAATACCATTGC
This sequence is a window from Cytophagia bacterium CHB2. Protein-coding genes within it:
- a CDS encoding SDR family NAD(P)-dependent oxidoreductase, with protein sequence MKGMVMDANTRLKGKAAIVTGASRGIGRAIALALAREGVKLMLAARDQLRLQRVAEEARQYSVEADSVSADMRDEAQIKNMIEAALKRFGRLDILVNNAGLGYFKPVSDLSTAEWDEMFGVNLRGVFLATREALPHLREAGESFVVNVASLAGKNTFANGAGYTATKWGLRAFAQCLMLEERKNGLRVLTICPGSVATDFGAGPSREPRAEKRNIIMPEDVADGILAALKLPQRSMISEIDIRPSNP